The following nucleotide sequence is from Novipirellula artificiosorum.
CGTCTTTGCGTTGTCGTCGCTCAACGAGGCTTCGCCGGTATCGATTCTGGAAGCAATGGCCTGTGGCGTACCGGTGGTTGCGACGGATGTGGGATCGGTTTGCGAGTCGGTGATCGAGGGAGTGAGCGGTCATTTGGTTGCGTCCGAGGATGCCACCGGACTGGCCCAGGCGATAGGTCGACTGCTCGAGGATCCGCAAAAACGCCGCACGATGGGGGAAAGTGGACGTCGACAAGTCATCGCGACGGGGTCGCTTGAGGCGATGGTCGAGGGTTATCAGGCCCTCGCGACGCAGATTTACGATGCGAAAGCAGAAAAAGCGAAAACCGCTCGCCCTGAACGTGCACGCGATTTTCCGGCCGAACGGATTGCCGGCTTGCCGCTTCGCAAAGGATCGCTCAGCAAGTAGACTGCTCGACATGACCATCACCAGTCATGTTATCGTCCTGTTGGCTAAGATGTTCAGCGGGTTCACGGTTCGATGGGTTGACTGCCAACCGGACACGTGTCAACGCATCTATTTTGCCAATCACACCAGCCACCTCGACGCGGTCGTGTTGTGGTCGGCTTTGCCGCGCGATGTGCGAGCGGTCACGCGACCGGTTGCGGCCAAAGACTATTGGACATCGGGATGGGTGAAACCGCATATGGCACGCAGCTTCAACGCACTGCTAATTGACCGAAAAGAAATCAAGGTACACCGCAGCCCGATCGATTCGATGCTTGAGCAAATGGGGGACGTCTATTCCTTGATCGTCTTTCCCGAGGGAGGCCGATCATCGAGCGATAACGAAATGGGTGATTTTAAGAGTGGCCTCTACTACATGGGCAAGAAACGGCCCGACCTTGAACTGGTTCCGGTCTATATCGACAATGTGAATCGGATCTTGCCGCGTGGCGAATTCTTACCCGTGCCGCTGCTGAGTTGCATCACGATCGGGCCTCCGATCTTTCTTGAAGCGGGCGAACCAAAGGTGGAATTCCTGAAGCGTGCCCGCGAATCGGTTCGAAGGTTAAAGGAGCGATAGGGCTTCGCCCACTTCCTGCAAA
It contains:
- a CDS encoding lysophospholipid acyltransferase family protein; the protein is MTITSHVIVLLAKMFSGFTVRWVDCQPDTCQRIYFANHTSHLDAVVLWSALPRDVRAVTRPVAAKDYWTSGWVKPHMARSFNALLIDRKEIKVHRSPIDSMLEQMGDVYSLIVFPEGGRSSSDNEMGDFKSGLYYMGKKRPDLELVPVYIDNVNRILPRGEFLPVPLLSCITIGPPIFLEAGEPKVEFLKRARESVRRLKER